The following proteins come from a genomic window of Pichia kudriavzevii chromosome 1, complete sequence:
- a CDS encoding uncharacterized protein (PKUD0A07240; similar to Saccharomyces cerevisiae YOR373W (NUD1); ancestral locus Anc_7.7) encodes MDREPSESVSSVSGETKQVNTNDIIEVADQNNIENNKYKINTNFNHDVYTASKDEDNEASGGPSWMPSILKDHSWPDSTGNSQSVGDAADGNASDNQDQAVKVDLNNPLLSLKDTVLWNQDSHARNDADWKKYQALEFELNNKRLKNLPNTQSSIPNTFANKFNKKHGNINRKNNNDNDLADGHMESPFKLFDVEQDTYTKLKMNNILSNLSPQKQHSENVPNVIKESDELYNKIVTGGSGDGSVLKKTVNASYYDRLRDDITSDAEEFSSFPSTARKMMYQGDKLFKNIQEGYEKLPPISTQSDYTSTEEREDSSRGVDYPHNNNSYINKKNSEVEEGNDVDSDVDKLREHLGTQAEAFNAEFQVSSPKLQDKFILESNEAPHKGLHFIPADEYKNKVYDKRLKRFVSQSQLADSSYTDTELGYLDNLSTSDIDATSHSVRRTPREDSKDNTPRHDASENDTLDETQFSVSDKHLVEVISQSFPIEDWGSIEELDISGYDLKQLQNLDKMTPNIWYLDASNNLVNQNFGIPNSVQYLNLCNNKFNNLSSKFYQFTNLQILDLSGNELTDLRCLQDLKNLTSLNLKGNKLKDVEHLSNFKMLHYLNLSDNRLRATIDFRGYTMWFLEDLILDNNEIEKLVNISELPKLINLSANNNQLNKIVYHIDDEGEPVNESVSAHPTLKRICLNNNCFARSIDFSMYPQLKELQVDGIKVDVHGLSMNIVKLTHRYTRDNNESLLKYSSAGNNLHSLYLTGGKLPALPICKNKFSSVSVLDISAMNITVLPDNFSEFFPLLVDLNLNFNKLQTLNGLQGLRHLKMLKLLSNNIQNLQDVIDYTNGIRMSLKLIDLRVNPISQDFYPFIFYNERDGGEYTPMGDLATFQLKDRDDIDAFAVEYTRLYSPTGLEEWVMKNRKHMKRLPPKVRLARSEYTALLCAWFESVLYIDGLLIDEMDKRALINSLVEV; translated from the coding sequence ATGGATCGTGAGCCATCTGAGAGTGTTTCCAGCGTATCTGGGGAGACAAAACAGGTGAACACAAATGACATTATAGAGGTTGCAGACCAGAATAATATAGAGAAtaacaaatacaaaatcaataccaatTTCAATCATGATGTCTATACTGCGAGCAAAGACGAAGATAATGAAGCTTCGGGAGGTCCCTCGTGGATGCCGtccattttgaaagatcACAGCTGGCCCGATAGTACAGGGAATAGTCAATCTGTAGGTGATGCTGCTGACGGTAATGCATCTGACAACCAAGATCAAGCAGTGAAGGTGGATTTAAATAACCCTCTGTTAAGCTTAAAAGACACAGTATTGTGGAACCAGGATTCACATGCCCGCAACGACGCAGACTGGAAGAAATATCAAGCACTGGAATTCGAACTGAACAATaagaggttgaaaaatctaCCAAATACACAATCTTCGATACCAAATACATTTGCAAACAAGTTTAATAAGAAGCATGGAAATATCAATCGTAAGAACaacaatgacaatgacTTAGCTGATGGGCATATGGAGTCGCCGTTTAAACTGTTTGATGTGGAGCAGGATACATATacaaagttgaagatgaacaaCATATTAAGTAATCTATCTCCACAGAAGCAGCATAGTGAAAATGTGCCTAATGTTATAAAGGAGAGTGACGAATTGTACAATAAGATAGTCACTGGTGGTTCCGGAGACGGTAGTGTGCTAAAGAAAACAGTGAATGCGTCATACTATGACCGCTTACGTGATGACATTACATCTGATGCGGAAGAATTCAGTTCGTTCCCTTCAACAGCAAGGAAGATGATGTACCAAGGCGATAAACTCtttaaaaatatccaaGAAGGATACGAAAAACTCCCTCCTATAAGTACCCAATCAGACTACACTTCTACTGAAGAACGTGAAGACAGCTCCAGGGGAGTTGATTATCCACATAATAATAACAGCTATATCAATAAAAAGAATAGCGAGGTAGAAGAGGgaaatgatgttgatagtgatgttgataaattgAGAGAGCATTTGGGCACCCAGGCGGAGGCATTCAACGCAGAGTTCCAAGTCAGTTCGCCGAAATTGCAAGACAAGTTCATTTTGGAAAGCAACGAGGCCCCTCACAAGGGTTTACATTTTATACCTGCTGATGagtataaaaataaagtgTACGATAAGCGGCTAAAAAGATTTGTCTCTCAATCCCAGCTTGCTGATAGTTCATATACTGATACTGAACTAGGGTACCTTGAtaatttatcaacatcTGATATTGATGCAACCAGTCATAGTGTGCGACGTACACCAAGAGAAGATTCGAAAGACAACACGCCAAGACATGACGCATCGGAAAATGATACCTTAGATGAAACCcaattttcagtttctgaTAAACATCTAGTCGAAGTTATCAGCCAATCATTTCCTATAGAGGATTGGGGGTCCATTGAAGAACTAGACATCAGTGGATACGATTTGAAGCAACTGCAGAATTTGGATAAAATGACCCCTAATATATGGTACTTAGATGCCAGTAATAATTTAGTCAACCAAAACTTTGGCATACCCAACAGCGTCCagtatttgaatttgtgTAACAACAAGTTCAACAATTTAAGCAGTAAATTCTACCAGTTTACTAATTTACAAATATTGGATCTAAGTGGTAACGAGTTGACGGATTTGAGGTGTTTgcaagatttgaagaatctaactagcttgaatttgaaaggAAACAAGCTGAAAGATGTAGAGCATCTAAGTAATTTCAAGATGTTGCATTACTTGAACCTTTCAGATAACAGGTTGAGAGCAACTATTGATTTTCGAGGATATACAATGTGGTTTTTAGAggatttgattttggataataacgaaattgagaaattagTAAATATTAGTGAGTTGCCAAAGTTGATTAACCTAAGTGCAAATAATAACCAGTTGAACAAGATTGTGTATCATATTGATGACGAGGGGGAGCCTGTTAACGAGAGCGTGTCTGCGCATCCGACATTGAAAAGAATATGCTTGAATAACAACTGCTTTGCACGTAGTATTGATTTTAGTATGTATCCTCAGCTAAAGGAATTACAGGTCGATGGAATTAAAGTCGATGTTCACGGCTTGTCTATGAACATCGTTAAACTAACACATAGGTACACAAGGGACAACAATGAATCGTTGCTGAAATATAGCTCTGCTGGGAATAACCTACATTCATTATATCTGACAGGTGGGAAGCTCCCTGCGTTACCTATTTGCAAGAACAAGTTTTCCAGCGTTTCAGTACTTGATATTTCAGCTATGAACATCACAGTCTTACCTGACAACTTTAGTGAGTTTTTCCCTTTACTGGTTGACCTCAACTTGAATTTCAATAAACTACAAACTCTGAATGGACTACAGGGGCTAAGGCACTTAAAGATGCTAAAGTTGCTAAGCAACAACATCCAGAATCTTCAAGACGTAATAGATTATACCAATGGGATCCGCAtgtctttgaaattgatagaTTTGCGAGTGAATCCGATATCACAAGACTTCTATCCCTTCATATTCTACAACGAAAGAGATGGCGGAGAGTATACACCGATGGGGGACCTTGCTACGTTCCAATTAAAGGACAGAGATGACATTGATGCGTTTGCAGTAGAGTACACACGCCTATACTCCCCTACAGGTCTCGAGGAATGGGTGATGAAGAACCGCAAGCACATGAAAAGACTCCCACCAAAGGTA